aattcttgatacctTCACTGTTGTACTCGCCACCGTTATCCGATCTGAGACATTTCACTTGTAGACCTGTCTCATTTTCCACTAGTGCCCTCCATCTCCTGAATGTATCAAAggcatcagattttctttttaagaaatacacccatacctttctagtggaatcatcgacgaatgtcatgtagtacgttgatccaccaagagatgacactggtgctggcccccacaaatcggtgtgaacaagctccaacttttctttcctcggAGTTCTTCCTGTGGTCAAGAAGCTCACCCGCTTCTGCTTTCCGAACACGCAGTGTTCACAATGACCCACCTCCACCGATTTTAACTCGGGCAACCGTCCTTTCGACTTCAGCACGTTCATTCCTTTCTCGCTCATGTGGCCCAAGCGATTGTGCCACAGGTTAGCCTGCGATACAGTTCCTGCAAAGGGAATGTTTAAACTGGATCCTCCCGCCATGTAGAGCGTTCCCGACTTTAGTCCTCGAGCCAAAGTCATTGCTCCCCGACTGATCTTCCACTTCGCGTCTCCAAACGTCGTGTGGAATCCATCACTATCCAGCTGTCCGACTGAGATCAAGTTCCTTTTCAGTCCTGGTATGTGTCTCACATCATGTAGGGTCCAGCATGACCCATTCGTTGATTTGATCCGCACATCTCCCTTTCCTACAATCTTGAGGGGTTTGTTATCTGCAAGATAAACTAAGCCAAAATCACCTGAGGTGTATGGCTCCATGATGTCTTTGTTGCTGCATGAGTGGAATGAGGCCCCTGAATCCACAACCCAATCATCGGAAGAACTGCTCACACTCAACAAGAGTGCATCCGTGATCTCCTCCGTCGCGGCATTCGCTGTTcggccctccttttccttctttggcgcccgacattcgcttttcatgtgtccgggcttctcgcagttccagcacaccatctccttcttgcccttgttctTCCCCCTGGACCTTGACCTGGACCTTCCACGGTATTTACCCCGTGTGTCAGGTCTCCCTCTGGACTCTGTATGTAGCGCAGAGCCAGATGATCCACCCGTTTGCTTTCTACGGGTTTCCTCGTTCAACATCATGTCCCTgatgttgtcgaacttcatcttctccttcccagacgaagtgctcactgaagtaacaaccacatcccaactgtcaggtaaagatgaaagcaaaattaacgcttttacctcatcgtcaaacacgatatccacagacgccagctgtgtcgtgagttggttgaagtcattgaggtgatcggccaccgacttcctctcctccatctgcaacctgaatagttttttcatcagcataaccttgttcattgctgagggtttctcgtacatatcggcaagagtctgtagaacttccttcgtgctctttgctcccttcacatgataggcgacattccgagagagcgacaggattattgcgctcatcgcctttcgatcgagcaccttccattcttcatcactcgtcttctcggacttctctgcaagtggttcgtacaggtccttcccgtacaggtaggcctccatctgcatacgccaaaacccaaagtcggaaccattgaaccgttcgactggaaactttccctccatcttaactccttgaaccaggctctgataccagttgttaggaaatggatcgggttaagatggataacaggtggaatatgaaggcgataaaagacacacgaatttgttaacccagtttggatataaatcctacgtctgggggcgataccaagccaggagaaaacactcaaagaggaggaaaattgaggagtacaacacacacacacttgtatgcaagtcttcaccacacgtgaaaaacaacactcaccctcgtctcaactctttcttttctctctactctattctactttgctctataaaacaatgctaataagagtagaatatatagccatgacttatcctttttccaactcaatttgggatttctaagttgaatgaggttatccttctccaactcaactttgaatcgggttatccttctccaactcaacttgggaattctaagttgaatcaggttatccttttcttcttcaaatcaatcttcacaacttaacacATAACAAGAAGAttacacttattttataatcgaTTTAGTTCCATCGAACCTAATTTGGGTAAACaaaaatctatataatatatatatatatatatatatatagctgtTAATTATGTTTGACTCCTGAGGTATGTGGGGTAACCTTGAAGCTTTGCCTCACTTATTGCTTTCTAATTCTCAGAAAGCTATGATGATGCTTTCCAattccttcaatttctttgtcAAACTATTAATTAGTACCTAAGATATCAATTGTCCTTAGTTTCTGCATCACTCGAGAGCCAAACCTATTCACCTTTTCATccaaaagtttgttttctttaagGTTAAATTACAGCGAATTCTCCTcaagtttggcataattactaatatctttttattatttaaaaaattataaataccttcttgatgtttgatgaaattatgtaattcttgaatggaagtatgaaattgtcaactatacccttactgtattttttttaataaaaataaaaaattataaataataggaCGGAGTggataagaaaagaaattaaaaaattataaaaaaaattatccacctagtcaataaaaaaaattaaaaataaataaatgttataaaattatttttctggaAACATCTTGTTGTGTTTGCTCTGTTCAAGAAATAGTTGTgtgaatatttttctgtaaaatttgattttttgcgATGTGCGATTTCTTATAAATCTGTCGTGTGCAAAAACTATTCTTAGTGCATCATCTTGTTGCTTTGTAGGtctgaaattatttatctgCTTAGtgcttatttataaaaatctgATATTAATCGCTTTGTGCGAAAAATTGCTTAGTgcggaaaaaaaatattaagttaatgTTGGTTATCTGATATTTTgagttctgtaattttttgcGGAGTGCGACCTCTGAAATTATTTGCTCTAATTTCCTGTCTCTGCTTAGTCCAAAATTTATTACTTAGTGAATCTGATTTAAACTGCTTTGTGGGATTACTAAGTGCTTGGAATATTTTTGCTTAGTGCGTTCTGTTTCTGCTTAGTTCATTATTTTACTGTTTAGTGCTTATTCTTTACCTTGATCAAGATTGATTCCTTGCTTATCCTCACTTGGCCGAGCCCTTGAGGCTGTCGGGTTTCTAGTTGAGGTTATATATTAAGCTAAAGTCCCCTGTTgatattattctaaaattgtATCCTTTTTCTGCTCTCGTTAGTATTTTCTGTATCTGTTGCTAATATCTCTATTATTAATATGATTGGTTATAATCTGCAACCATTTAATGGAAAATCTGATTTCTCTATTTGgcaacaaaagataaaaggaattttaattcaaccaaaaaaatttaaagacaTTGATGGTAAATACCCTGAAAATGTTtctaaagaaaagaaaatagaaaatgatgagtatgcTTATTCTTCTATAATCTTAAATCTTTCTGACAttgttttaagaaaagtaGGAAAGCAAGAAACTGCTAAATATTTGTGAAATAAGTTAGAGGAATTAACACTGAAACTTCCTTACATAGTAAATtgtttttacttgaaaaatattttaggtaCAAACTAGATTTGTCTAAATACATTGCGAAAAATTGgatgattttacaaaattgatcCAAGATATTAAGTTAATTGGAgataaatattgatgattattcTTCTATTGTTCTTTTAAATGCTATTCCTAAAGCTTATAGTGATGTAAAAActactttaaaatatagtaggaataatataaatttagataCTGTAATTAAtggttgaaaagaaaagaatggaCCTTAAAACTAATATAGCTAATCAAGTCCAAAATGAAGTAAATCATGTTAGGGGAAGAACTAAGACATAGGAATAGAAGTCATAGCAGGTCAAAATCTAAAACTAGGACTGAAAAATCTTGGGATAGAATGTGTTATAATAGTGGAGAAAAAgaccattttattaaaaattgtaaaaagcccaaaagaaatgacaaaaataaagaagatgcAAATGTAAccactaaaaaaatttctgaaaaagtATACCTGGTTTGTTAATTCTAATTACAATTCTTTGCACTTTCTAACCCATATTTGTGCAAGTGTCTCTCTCTTATTTTGCAGGTACAATCCCTACGTTTTTGGCAATGATGATTGCCAGTTTCGATTTTCTGGAGTTGATCCCTTTTTTGGGTCGTGGTTCAAGATGGagaatgtaatattttatgaccTATGACCCACAATGAAAAGGCCCAGCCACACACGACCAAAAGCCCACTCACTTGAAAGGCTTGGCCCATACCCATTACCCAGCCCACTCTGATCCAAACTTGTTTCTCTTATATATCTAGCAAAACCCTAGCCTAATCCATTTCCACTAACCCCTTGTTTCTTCCACTgtgtttcttttcctcttctcatttttttcctctccaCCGATTTTTTACCTCTGATCTCTTCTTGGTTTCTTGCCATGCTgtctccttctctctctccctcttcaATGTCTTCCCCCTTATTTAAGCAGCCAGTTTTTTGgcgaaaaaattaataaaagaaaaataagaattcttcttcttctcttgctCAGATTAAAAGTTTTTTGTAAACTTAGTTTCTTAGTAGAAAAACTTAAGTGGTTGTTATGATTGAGCCTTGGTGGTTGTTTTGAGTAACTGAGCCTGGGTGGCAAGTTTTTGGTTCAAGCAACTGGAGTAATGGTTGCAGGCCTTGGTGGTTGTGGGCTATCCCCACCGGATCTGGTTCCCTGAGCCAttatctcctttttttttattcttgttgtTGTACTTCATTTACTGtctgatattattatttaattctgtaattatattttgttattatttctgTATTATTGGATctgttaatattattgtaatgtTGGATTGTAATATTAAGGATTTTCAAAACccacaattttttgtaatagtttgaCAAGGGTTATTATTTGGGCTCACTACTAGAGGGGTTTTCTCCCAACAATTAacagttttttaaataaaaaacacaatactTCCATGTTAGAATAAAATAGTAGAGATAACAGTTAGATATGTTGTTTTAATGAGAAACTATAAATCGAATACTTACAAGGAGAGTTGTATCGTAAAACTCTCGATCCAAAACTACAAACTAACCGAATCACATAACTATTTTGCttgttttgaagaaattatacGTCCCGTATAATGTGCATCGGGTATTACCCAACTTTTTTCAGGATAAAATGGTTCAATTCTATCGATATTGTACTATAGTAAAGAATACCTCAAAGAGCACTCGTAAACCTCTGAAACTAAAGCTTAAAGCTGGATGAGAAGGAGAGCTTCGAGAGAGAAAATCAAGAGAGGAAGTCTTATCTTGGTGTGTTGAAGTGAGGGGATTCTACAACCTTATATAGGCATCACAGCAACTGGCAATAAAAATGACATTTAAGACAAACATAAATCCTAAGGTGAAATGGTGAGAATCGGCCGGAAACAGCCAGTAACGATCGAAAACGGCCAATTAGATTAAAACAGTTagtcaaaaaatttaaagcagTTTTTAAAACCATTtttactgaaatttttttttatcatgttcggttaaatttaaatgtttttactgtatatttttaaatatttttattgtaaaataatatattttcagacaTTTGACTTGAACTTGGGTCTCGTTGGAGGGAAAATAATATGAGACAATTCTACCAAATgcactttttaatattttaattcactGAAATtattaccatatatatatatatataatataacaaaaataggGTATAATAGTGAGTCTGGATCAAAGGGTTCTGAAGCCTTAAACGGGTCATGATGCAGGCCTTAGGGTTTAATGGTTTGGGCTTGTACACGCTCCGAATTtgctccattttttttatatatttcatgtatttatataaatatatataatatatttgtacgtatttaaaaagtatgtataatttatttatacttacatataatatataaaatttatatttttataaattaaaataatgatataaatagtttataaacGTTTTAATGTTTATGTAAGTAACacttattctaaatttttttataattcaatgttaaaacatacacatataactttacaaaataataattaacctttcaataatattagtatatcatatttataaagttatgataatattatttataaaatatatatgtttaatattttaaaaatactaattaggTCCAACCGATGGCTCCTGGGCTCAGGTTTTCGGGTTTTGACAAAGTCTTAATGGACAATacataaaagttataaatttatatataaataaaaattcttgtaaataaaaatgtcaaGAAATACATCTGGTGGAGTGTCCTCTCACCATTTTCCGGCCAAAGAGACCGAGTTTGAGTTTTTTGTACcgtatgtaatttttttttttatagtctttttgaaaaatttgttaacagtaaaaattatatttgatggaATCTTCAAATGTGATGGACTATATCtgataaatcaaaaaaatgaGGGActaaatccaaataaattacataaaaaaatggatcaaaagtgatatttatcctcaaactatttattaaaagaatatgattattgtgaaagaaataaaatatcatgagGGAATTCTAAGCATAGATATGTACTTTTACCTCCTTTCACTgagcaaataatttttccattaaaaaaaagaaaataatttaaatttgagttaatttcacttaaatcccttaaaaatgctaaattacactttttttcaaaaatatttcaaattatattaaagccCCTCTAAAAATTCTCGATTCATGCCTGATCTcctttttttagaatttgaacGGAAAATACTGActtaagcaaaaaaaattatatgaatttttagttttgcCTCTCTTTTATATTcccatatattattattcttataaaaggataaatatcatatatatatatgtgtgtgtgtacataTAGATTAAGGTTAAGATCATTACagttttttttcataagtacaaaattattacataaaaatattaaataaaaggtaaaattaaaaatttatccaattttttttgctaacatcagtatttttcgtttaaatctaacaaaacaAGGTaagatgtaaattataaattttcagagcgaatataaatataatttcaaaatatttttacagtaaatataattacaaaatatttttacaggGAATTtgagtgtaattaacccataAATTTTAGTATCTTTCAATACAAAGAATACAACCTCAATAGTTAATAGTTATGGCATTTCTCTCGCCGCATTCAATCGGGCGCTAGCAACAAATTCAATTCTCAACTCAACTCTACTGACTACGCACAGAAGTTGTTTGATAGAATGCCTTTGAGGAAGCTTGTCACTTGGATATAACTGGTTTACACGTATTATCAAATGGGGTTGTCAGAAGAAGCCTTGAATTGCTTCGGATCAATGTCTGCTTTATGTGCTTGGATCAGTGCTTGATTTTTTGTATCTGAACACACAATGTTGAGTTTTTATGCAGAAATTGGTTGCCTTCAGGGCGTCCTGCAGAGCTTTTTGTGAAATGGATTTGCATGATAATTTGTATCTGGATATTTGGCAGCTGGATGGATGCTTGTTGTTATAAAGAAGTGATTGGGTTATCCAGAACGTGTTTCTGGTGGGCATTGGCCCCAATCTTTGCATATATTCGAGCTGTTTAAGCATTTGTGGTGTTTACCTACAGTTGACCGGGGAAATCAAACTCATTTCTGTATAATAGAAACTGGATTTTAGATTGGGATGTAGTTGCTGGAGGTGTTCTATCATCGGAATGGATGCCAAATGGGGATGACAAATGGTGCTCACAAAGTTTTTTGACATCCTTCCTAACAAGAATCTGGTTTCATGGAGTGCCGTGATTGCAGTGTATGCCCCATGTTTGGATGAGAAGTTTGGAGAGTTATGACCTTATAAGGAGAAATGGATTAAAACCAAATGATGTTACTTTCATTGGGGCATGCCTGTGGATGTGTAGGATATTTGGAGGAGCCAAATGAACCATTTTGATTCAATGACCAAAGATTTTGGAATTATTCCAAAGACAGACCATCTTGCCTGTATTGTTAGTAAATTTGCATGCAAAAAATAGATGAGCATATGAATTCATGAAAAGTTTTGTGTGGCAATGCCTTTTATCAGACTACACAACCAACAAAGATTTGCTGTAGGCTGGATATTCTGCTAAAGAGATTTTGAGTGTTGATCCGGATGATTCATTCAGCTCACTCATGCTATCAAAGTTGGTTGCTGATTCAAAGATATGGAATGGAATTACCAAAGTCCGGGAACTGATGAAAGAGAAGGTGTTGGAGAAGTAAGCTACTAAGCTGGATATTAGTATATTGCTGTTAGTTAAAGAACGTGTGTATGTAAATTGGTCACTTAATGGAAAGGGAAAGACAAGTTTTCTCTTGAATGATCAGAATAGTTATGATGCATATACTTAGTACATGTTGGGCTATCATCATTTGGTGGATGCTCGAGAGTTTCTGTGATAGCTTAACCCTGTTGTGATCACTTCAAAGACAATTAACGCCCCAAGTCATATCATGGCCGATTTGTCTTGGACTTCATCATCTGCATGATTTTTACTCTTGGAATCTATGGACCAGTTATTCTTGAGACTGCCTTGAGTTTCCTCTTTAGAAAGCTGGGATAGCTGCTGTGATTGCTGTAGTGTAATCATTGGATTCATGGCACTTGGCTGTTCGGATTCAGTTGGGAGGCGAGTCTTACCTTCACCAGCTGAGCTATCAGCATCACAGCTCTGACATTCTGTGCAGAAAATTACCTGCCTAAAATGGAAGAAGTCGAATACGTAAGCTAAATGTACACATCTGCCAAGGTTGAAGTGCACCATCAGTAGATAGTGGATGTTGGGACAGAGAAGGAAAGCAACATAAGTTATATATTGAGAAAAGCTCATCCGCAAAAAGCAATTATTGGATCAACAATGGAGGCCAAAACCCAGCTTATGCCAATTTTCTTACGGAgttccttcaatttttctacatgcatgatttttatgaaattttgaccTGAACTTCGTCGAGATTAACACCACTGTTTTGTAGGAAGGCCAGGAAGATACTGAGATTCGCGTCTGTTGGCCGATAGTGTCCACTATAGGCTGATATAGACTGAAAAGACACCAATTAAACCTTTTGATGACTTGTGTGCAGAAATTCTTACATGGATTAGGTAAAAGTAAGAAAACAACATAGCATGTAGCTGAAATCTCAGAAGTTATGTTTacttactaatttatttatttacctttgCGATTTTTGGAAATGTCTATTTACTTTCAATCCATTTATTACTTCAGAGTTTCATTCTCCATGTCTCTAGTTAATCTACAATTTCTGAAATTCTGACTTTCAACATTAAATTTGCACAATATCATATGGAAATTGTGAGACCAAACCTTGAGGCTTCCACGTTCTGCTGCAAGTCTTCCTGCTGCTTGCGTGGCGCCACCTGCAAGAAAGCTGGAATGATGAAATCTTCCCTTCTTTTTCTGGAAAAAAGaatgataaaatgaattaGTTTGTCGTTCTGTGAAGATTTAAATAAACTCAGTGCCTGTTACCAAGCATATTAATTTCTGAAACTGATCTAACCTCTCCAGCATATAATTTTCCGGAAGTGCTCATCACAAAGATCCATTTAGAGCCTGTGACTTCCTCATTTGTGTCCAGAAGATGTCCAGTTTGCTTGTGCATCAATTGACCTCCAACTATTATGTATTCATAGCATTCCCTCTCTTTCTTGACTCAGCAATAAGCAAAGACTAATGAGAAAAGTATTAAATAGAAcgaaattcataatttaccatttatattcatataacagaaaattaataattcctGTTCTGTTCATATTAGGAGTCTGCGTTAATCCTTTTTACAAGACATAGTTCTTGAACTTTCCATCTCGTGTTTGACACATAATATTGTTGGATAATTTGACGCTGATGGGAATAGAGTTACAGCCAGAGTCAGTTGATTGGTGCTTACAGGTCCGAGATAGCTGATACAGTCTTGCAGAAGTCTTGATCTTGGGCATTCATCAATATTGACCCCTTTGCCATCACCAATATCCAACCTATGCCAGGTATCAATAGTAATGGTAGCATATTAAAGtgcatcattttattttggagaTTACTGAATATATGGGTAACATGCTAGCATGGTATGACATAAAATATGGATTATATGgtttcttcttgtttctttgttcgtACTTTCTTTAGCTAGTGAAGACAGAAAAACTATATGCAGTGGCTATGTGTTTTTTCACTTCCATATCATTCTGAATTTCCAAAACTTTTGGTTGCTCAATAAGAGCACcagtaagaaaattaaaagccAAGATGCAAATATTCTCATGCTACAATCCCTACAAAGAAGTGCTGTGTTTCATATAAAACATTTGAAAGTGGATATTGCTCTGTTCATTTAGAAACATGGTAAAGATTCTGAAAAAACTGGCACTAAAAATTTGGAAATCACGAGAGACATGCTTCATTCTCTGTTATCCTGTGCATTGAAAGTTTGAATTATATTGCATGAGTTATAGCCTCACGGCCCTCACCAGTAGAAAAATGGTTGATCAGTGTGGCTTCTGCACCactcatcaaaataaatatgcaaATTATGACCATAACGATGCCTGGGATCAATCTGTATAGCCATAGTCAGAATGATTACAAAATCAACAGTGTGTGCTCTAAGGAATggaaaatattcttttctgTCTGCTTACAGCTTCAATCCAGTGTTGGAAAGCCAATTTCTGAGCCTTTGCATCCTCACCTAAACCCTTCCCAACCTGTAgaagttttaaatttcatgAAGTATCAAAACTGAAGTTCTACTCAGGAATAGAAGGTGGCAGAAATCAAGATTTCATGTTTACTAGGCAAGTACGCATGCCTTTGAAGCATTTTGACTGATCCTACTCCACCGCGAAGCTGGTTTTTCAGGCTGGAAGAAGTCAAAGAAAGCAATCGTGCTGTGATTCAAACGAGCATATTCTATTGCTTGCCACCTTCATATTGTTTGTCtggttagaaaatttatcCCTATCAAATATGTTCTTTGAGTAGGGAAATTCCTAGCCTAGATCGGGTCCGGtcaaacttgaaccaaatacACAACAACTATATTGTGATTGGTATGATTCAACCAAACCTGGTCTAGATAAGAATTTTCCATTTAAGTAAAATAGACGACATAACCCACCAAAGCCCTCCGGCTGCAAGTGCTGAATCTGCTAATTTCCGACGTGTACGATAACTCCG
This region of Sesamum indicum cultivar Zhongzhi No. 13 linkage group LG4, S_indicum_v1.0, whole genome shotgun sequence genomic DNA includes:
- the LOC105161059 gene encoding IQ domain-containing protein IQM3-like — protein: MDISNQAAPKSDLQSAQETNCFQAIKAAVKLQKVYRSYRTRRKLADSALAAGGLWWQAIEYARLNHSTIAFFDFFQPEKPASRWSRISQNASKVGKGLGEDAKAQKLAFQHWIEAIDPRHRYGHNLHIYFDEWCRSHTDQPFFYWLDIGDGKGVNIDECPRSRLLQDCISYLGPKERECYEYIIVGGQLMHKQTGHLLDTNEEVTGSKWIFVMSTSGKLYAGEKKKGRFHHSSFLAGGATQAAGRLAAERGSLKSISAYSGHYRPTDANLSIFLAFLQNSGVNLDEVQVIFCTECQSCDADSSAGEGKTRLPTESEQPSAMNPMITLQQSQQLSQLSKEETQGSLKNNWSIDSKSKNHADDEVQDKSAMI